The Capsicum annuum cultivar UCD-10X-F1 unplaced genomic scaffold, UCD10Xv1.1 ctg1716, whole genome shotgun sequence genome includes a window with the following:
- the LOC107858704 gene encoding calcium uniporter protein 2, mitochondrial, with product MAFKKALTQCLLNVYKTTGFSISACRISSSSMSARTLTLPHSDSKIAPDPGGNGIFRRLIHRRHMYTSPSTSPELRTISTGETLIEKLREMDVSRGRIKLDGLLPPKESEPEEKLTVADARKVLRLSQLEMVKLRLKQIEKNCISYSEFLQICSGNCSNSGQGIEFAKILDDSGTVIVLGNGVFLRPHQVVKSLQGLLPTPLAKTNDPQMMKELNQMEEEKAIIDKKAESLVRRELWCGLGYFVIQTAAFMRLTFWELSWDVMEPICFYVTSFYCMAGYTFFLKTSKEPSFEGFFQSRFVSKQKRLMKLRNFDLQRYNELRRACYPLQEEP from the exons ATGGCATTCAAAAAAGCGCTAACTCAATGTCTTCTCAATGTATACAAAACGACTGGCTTTTCTATTTCCGCCTGTCGTATATCTTCGTCGTCCATGTCCGCCAGAACACTTACCCTTCCTCATTCCGATAGCAAAATTGCTCCAGATCCCGGAGGTAATGGAATTTTCAGGCGATTAATCCACCGCAGACACATGTACACGTCTCCGTCCACTTCGCCGGAGCTCCGGACAATATCGACCGGAGAAACTCTCATCGAGAAACTACGTGAAATGGATGTTAGTAGAGGCAGGATTAAACTTGACGGCCTCCTCCCGCCGAAGGAATCGGAGCCGGAGGAGAAATTGACGGTGGCGGATGCAAGGAAGGTGCTAAGGTTATCACAACTGGAGATGGTGAAATTGAGGCTAAAACAGATTGAAAAGAATTGTATTTCCTACTCGGAATTTCTTCAGATTTGCTCTGGAAATTGTTCGAATAGTGGACAAGGCATCGAATTCgcgaagattcttgatgattctgGAACTGTGATTGTTCTAGGAAACGGTGTGTTCCTCCGGCCTCATCAG GTAGTGAAATCCCTACAAGGCCTATTGCCAACGCCCTTGGCGAAAACAAATGACCCACAAATGATGAAAGAGCTCAACCAAATGGAAGAGGAAAAAGCAATAATTGACAAGAAAGCAGAGTCATTGGTGCGCAGAGAATTATGGTGTGGGCTAGGCTACTTTGTCATTCAGACAGCAGCATTCATGAGATTGACATTTTGGGAACTCTCATGGGATGTCATGGAACCAATTTGCTTCTATGTTACATCCTTTTACTGCATGGCTGGTTACACCTTCTTCCTTAAGACCTCCAAAGAGCCTTCTTTCGAAGGATTTTTCCAGAGCCGATTTGTCTCCAAGCAAAAGCGACTCATGAAGCTCAGGAATTTCGATCTTCAAAGGTATAACGAGCTCAGAAGAGCTTGTTACCCTCTTCAGGAAGAACCTTAA